The Musa acuminata AAA Group cultivar baxijiao chromosome BXJ1-3, Cavendish_Baxijiao_AAA, whole genome shotgun sequence genome window below encodes:
- the LOC135637131 gene encoding protein NETWORKED 2D-like has product MLQRAASNAYSWWWASHIRTKQSKWLDNSLQEMEEKVNSMMKLIEEDADTFGKKAELYFRRRPELMNFVEEIYKAYKALADRYDRVSGELHKANHTIASVFPDQVELAMQDDEDDSSPKAITSIDLSKFRRPTEGLQFSIVNKDNQDYTAPKRQYHRRISSQISKEKAQEDIERLQKEILVLQTEKEFNKSSYESTLTRYLDIERQIAELQEEVCSLQDAFSASAIIEDNEARALMAATAIKSCEDSLLNLQEQQKITTQEARMESERIKEAELQLITLKGKCCESEVETTETSSDQNIQQECTIVETEDFGVLKEEKLELESMCQKVKEHFEMRSESSVVELAEKIDELVDKVISLELTVSSQTAQIKRLRSETDQLQEHLRSLEEDKMVLVDNSNSLTEKLKQAEDELQRIQYLEKCLQNEKGILRQEFIEACRSLSDLSEQLQSPTYQESANYVAASQDGGSTVSDNISVGKTEEENHVKMQNAVHNLAGNQAHEQSANELEKFQRDVQRESEVTQDFDVGVQLQQPDDGPDLQNSVQNGLEGGEEVLLAEYTSIVHNYKDTKQRLAEIERKNQEYHLETMAQVKELKSANVMKDEEIRLLKEILNSLQASLNVNAPRIMEKSRYQVDENVTTTNAAFDDSEATKTTLAEDSIQLCQVGEPQASSAIEDKFRTDIDTLLEENLDFWLRFCTSYHQIQEFQKTFKNLKSDIEKLNETRNQEGNEEDENQGTLPVDRRLRELNTELQVWLEKNAVLNGELKCRFSSLCSIQDEISRVSKANESEEVRFIPYQAAKFQGEVLSMQLENNKVAKELQAGLDYVRGLQVEISWTLSKLNKNFELAGSRYNQQNSHQHHPLRHLSTKTRVPLRTFLFGTKPKKPSIFSCMNPALHKQYNGLRSSLPR; this is encoded by the exons ATGTTGCAGAGGGCGGCAAGCAACGCGTACTCCTGGTGGTGGGCCAGCCACATCAGGACAAAGCAGTCGAAATGGCTTGACAACAGCCTCCAAG AGATGGAGGAGAAGGTGAATTCCATGATGAAGCTCATAGAGGAGGATGCAGATACATTTGGAAAGAAGGCAGAGTTGTACTTCAGGAGAAGACCGGAGCTGATGAACTTCGTGGAGGAGATTTATAAAGCTTACAAAGCTTTGGCTGATAGGTATGACAGAGTATCAGGAGAACTGCACAAGGCCAACCACACCATAGCATCGGTTTTTCCTGACCAGGTCGagcttgcaatgcaagatgatgaGGACGATAGCTCTCCCAAGGCGATCACTTCAATAGATCTCAGTAAATTTCGTAGGCCAACAGAAGGCCTGCAGTTTAGCATAGTAAACAAAGACAACCAAGACTACACCGCACCGAAGCGACAATATCATAGGAGGATAAGCTCTCAAATTAGCAAGGAGAAGGCACAGGAAGATATAGAGAGGCTTCAGAAAGAAATCCTTGTACTGCAGACCGAAAAGGAATTCAACAAGAGCTCTTACGAAAGCACCTTAACCCGGTACTTGGACATCGAAAGGCAAATCGCTGAACTGCAGGAGGAAGTTTGTAGTCTGCAGGACGCTTTCAGTGCCAGTGCTATCATCGAAGACAATGAAGCTCGGGCGTTGATGGCAGCAACAGCCATTAAATCCTGCGAGGATAGCTTACTTAATCTTCAAGAACAACAAAAGATTACCACTCAAGAGGCGAGAATGGAGTCAGAAAGAATTAAAGAAGCTGAGTTGCAGCTGATtactctcaaaggcaagtgttgcgAATCAGAGGTGGAGACTACAGAGACGTCGTCTGATCAGAATATACAGCAGGAATGCACCATTGTAGAAACAGAAGATTTTGGCGTTCTAAAAGAGGAGAAGCTGGAATTGGAATCAATGTGCCAGAAAGTAAAGGAACACTTTGAGATGAGGTCTGAATCATCTGTTGTCGAACTGGCAGAAAAGATTGATGAACTCGTAGATAAGGTCATTAGTTTAGAACTCACTGTTTCATCACAGACTGCACAGATCAAGAGACTGAGATCAGAGACGGATCAACTACAAGAGCACCTACGAAGCCTGGAAGAAGACAAGATGGTCTTAGTTGACAATTCAAATAGCTTAACGGAGAAGTTAAAGCAGGCAGAAGATGAATTGCAAAGAATTCAGTATCTCGAGAAATGTCTACAGAACGAGAAAGGCATTCTTCGGCAAGAATTTATAGAAGCCTGCCGTAGCCTTAGTGATCTTTCTGAGCAGTTGCAGTCACCGACATATCAAGAGTCTGCAAACTACGTTGCTGCGTCGCAGGATGGAGGAAGTACTGTTTCCGACAACATATCAGTTGGAAAAACCGAGGAAGAAAACCATGTTAAGATGCAAAATGCAGTGCATAATCTTGCTGGAAACCAGGCGCATGAGCAAAGTGCAAATGAATTAGAGAAATTTCAGAGGGATGTACAACGAGAAAGTGAAGTCACTCAGGATTTTGATGTCGGTGTACAACTTCAACAGCCAGATGATGGTCCAGACTTGCAGAACTCAGTACAAAATGGGTTAGAAGGCGGAGAGGAGGTCTTATTAGCCGAGTACACATCTATTGTTCACAATTATAAAGACACCAAACAGAGGCTtgcggagattgagagaaaaaaccAGGAATATCACTTGGAGACGATGGCACAGGTAAAGGAACTGAAGAGTGCCAATGTCATGAAAGATGAGGAAATTCGACTTCTAAAAGAGATACTGAATTCCTTACAGGCTAGTCTAAATGTAAATGCACCAAGAATCATGGAAAAGTCTAGGTATCAAGTCGATGAAAATGTGACCACAACAAATGCAGCATTTGATGATTCTGAAGCGACTAAAACCACTCTTGCCGAAGACAGCATCCAGTTATGCCAGGTCGGGGAGCCACAAGCTTCTTCGGCCATCGAAGATAAATTTAGAACAGACATAGATACACTCCTAGAAGAGAACCTGGATTTCTGGTTAAGGTTCTGCACATCATATCATCAAATTCAAGAATTCCAGAAAACCTTCAAGAACCTCAAATCAGATATCGAGAAGTTGAACGAAACAAGAAATCAGGAGGGTAACGAGGAGGATGAGAATCAGGGAACGCTTCCAGTTGACAGAAGGCTAAGAGAACTAAACACCGAGCTCCAAGTTTGGTTGGAAAAGAATGCAGTGCTAAACGGAGAACTCAAGTGCAGGTTTTCATCTCTTTGCAGCATTCAAGATGAGATATCAAGAGTCTCAAAGGCAAATGAGAGCGAAGAAGTCCGTTTCATTCCATACCAGGCTGCCAAGTTCCAAGGGGAGGTACTCAGCATGCAGCTGGAGAACAACAAGGTCGCCAAAGAACTGCAAGCTGGTTTGGATTATGTGAGGGGCCTTCAGGTGGAGATCAGTTGGACTCTGTCGAAACTTAATAAGAACTTCGAGTTAGCTGGATCAAGATATAACCAGCAGAATAGCCACCAACACCACCCCCTTAGGCATCTATCCACCAAGACTCGGGTGCCATTGCGAACGTTCCTGTTCGGAACAAAGCCTAAGAAGCCTTCAATATTTTCATGCATGAACCCCGCATTGCATAAGCAGTACAATGGTCTACGATCCAGTCTTCCTAGATGA